Proteins encoded together in one Mycobacterium noviomagense window:
- a CDS encoding decaprenyl diphosphate synthase codes for MVRNLGGGSVRKAERGFPQLPPAPADYPTFPDKSTWPVVFPELPPSPGGGPRRPPQHPSKAVPPRIPAAQLPTHVAIVMDGNGRWATQRGLPRVEGHKMGEAVVIDIACGAIELGIKWLSLFAFSTENWKRSAEEVRFLMGFNRDVVRRRRESLKALGVRIRWVGSRPRLWRSVIKELEIAEQMTAGNDVITVNYCVNYGGRAEITEAARAIAREAAAGKLNPERITEVTIARHLHRPDIPDVDLLLRTSGEQRSSNFMLWQAAYAEYIFQDKLWPDYDRRDLWAACEEYASRHRRFGSA; via the coding sequence ATGGTGAGGAACCTGGGCGGCGGCTCAGTGCGGAAGGCTGAGCGCGGCTTTCCGCAGCTGCCTCCCGCGCCGGCCGACTACCCGACCTTCCCGGACAAGTCGACGTGGCCGGTCGTTTTCCCGGAGCTGCCGCCGTCACCCGGTGGCGGCCCGCGTCGGCCACCGCAACATCCGTCGAAAGCGGTCCCGCCCCGAATTCCCGCCGCGCAGCTACCAACTCACGTCGCCATCGTGATGGACGGCAACGGCCGCTGGGCCACGCAGCGCGGACTGCCCCGCGTCGAGGGCCACAAGATGGGCGAGGCGGTGGTCATTGATATTGCCTGTGGCGCAATCGAACTCGGCATCAAATGGCTGAGCCTGTTCGCTTTTTCCACCGAGAACTGGAAGCGGTCAGCCGAGGAGGTCCGCTTCTTGATGGGCTTCAACCGCGATGTGGTGCGCCGCCGCCGGGAAAGCCTGAAGGCGCTCGGTGTGCGGATACGATGGGTCGGTTCACGGCCACGGTTGTGGCGCAGCGTGATCAAAGAGCTCGAGATCGCCGAGCAGATGACCGCCGGCAACGACGTCATCACCGTGAACTACTGCGTGAACTACGGCGGCCGGGCCGAAATCACCGAAGCAGCAAGGGCAATCGCACGGGAGGCGGCTGCCGGAAAACTCAATCCCGAGCGGATCACCGAGGTGACGATCGCCCGTCACCTGCACCGGCCCGACATTCCGGATGTGGACTTACTGCTGCGCACCTCGGGTGAGCAGCGGTCGAGCAATTTCATGTTGTGGCAGGCGGCATACGCCGAATACATTTTCCAAGACAAGCTGTGGCCCGACTATGACCGCCGCGACCTGTGGGCGGCGTGCGAGGAATACGCGTCGCGGCATCGACGATTCGGGAGCGCCTGA
- a CDS encoding 16S rRNA (uracil(1498)-N(3))-methyltransferase → MVATLFYVDALPDTGAVAVVSGDEGFHAATVRRIRPGEHLVLGDGAGSQAGCVVEETSRDGLRARVLNRWTVAPAKPPVTVVQALPKSERSELAIELATEAGADAFLAWQAARCVARWDGARVDKGLRRWRAAARSAARQSRRAYIPPVEGVASTAALIQRIRDEVAAGATVLALHESAASALTDVSLAQANSLMLVVGPEGGIADDEIAALTKAGAAAVRLGPSVLRTSSAAAVALGALGVLTPRWDQPGEDGRADSRRNRR, encoded by the coding sequence GTGGTGGCGACCTTGTTCTACGTCGACGCGCTGCCCGACACCGGCGCGGTGGCCGTCGTCTCCGGTGACGAGGGATTTCATGCCGCTACGGTGCGCCGGATCCGTCCCGGTGAACACCTCGTGCTCGGCGACGGTGCGGGTAGCCAGGCCGGCTGCGTGGTGGAGGAGACCAGCCGCGACGGGTTGCGAGCCCGGGTCCTGAACCGGTGGACCGTAGCGCCCGCGAAGCCGCCGGTGACGGTGGTGCAGGCGCTGCCCAAATCGGAGCGTTCGGAATTGGCGATCGAGCTGGCCACCGAGGCGGGCGCTGACGCGTTCCTGGCATGGCAGGCGGCGCGCTGTGTGGCCCGCTGGGACGGCGCGCGTGTCGACAAAGGTCTGCGCCGGTGGCGCGCCGCCGCCCGCTCGGCTGCCCGCCAATCCCGCCGGGCGTATATCCCGCCGGTCGAAGGGGTGGCCTCCACCGCGGCGCTCATCCAGCGAATTCGCGACGAGGTGGCCGCAGGTGCGACAGTGCTGGCGCTGCACGAGTCCGCCGCCTCTGCGCTGACCGATGTTTCGCTGGCACAGGCGAATTCGTTGATGCTCGTGGTCGGTCCCGAGGGCGGCATCGCCGACGACGAGATCGCCGCGTTGACGAAGGCGGGCGCGGCCGCGGTGCGGCTGGGTCCGAGCGTGCTGCGAACGTCGAGCGCGGCCGCCGTCGCGTTGGGAGCCTTAGGTGTGCTGACACCGAGGTGGGACCAACCCGGCGAGGATGGGCGAGCTGACTCGCGGCGAAATCGACGGTAG
- a CDS encoding ArsR/SmtB family transcription factor gives MAAVGSELADEHEHGFSAFPTPPPREILDAAGELLRALAAPVRIAIVLQLRESQRCVHELVDALGVPQPLVSQHLKILKAAGVVAGERSGREVLYRLADHHLAHIVIDAVAHAGEERP, from the coding sequence ATGGCGGCTGTCGGCTCTGAGCTGGCGGACGAGCACGAGCACGGGTTCTCGGCGTTCCCAACGCCGCCGCCGCGGGAAATCCTGGACGCCGCCGGTGAGCTGCTGCGCGCGCTGGCTGCACCGGTGCGCATCGCGATCGTGCTGCAACTGCGCGAGTCGCAGCGATGCGTGCACGAGCTGGTCGACGCGCTGGGCGTACCGCAACCGCTGGTGAGCCAGCACCTGAAGATTCTCAAGGCTGCCGGCGTGGTCGCCGGTGAGCGGTCAGGCCGCGAAGTCCTCTACCGACTGGCCGACCACCACCTGGCGCACATTGTCATCGATGCGGTCGCCCACGCCGGTGAGGAGCGCCCGTGA
- a CDS encoding Fur family transcriptional regulator: MTGSGVRSTRQRAAIATLLETLDEFRSAQELHDELRRRGENIGLTTVYRTLQSMAAAGMLDTLRNDTGESVYRRCSTDHHHHLVCRSCGSTVEVGDREVEAWAAEVAAEHGFSEPSHTIEIFGTCAECQ; this comes from the coding sequence GTGACCGGATCGGGCGTTCGCTCCACCCGCCAGCGGGCGGCCATCGCCACGCTGCTGGAAACCCTCGACGAGTTTCGCTCGGCCCAGGAACTGCACGACGAGTTGCGCCGCCGCGGCGAAAACATCGGCCTGACCACCGTCTACCGCACGTTGCAGTCGATGGCGGCGGCGGGAATGCTGGACACGCTGCGCAACGACACCGGTGAATCCGTCTACCGCCGGTGCTCGACGGACCATCATCACCATCTGGTGTGCCGCAGCTGCGGCTCCACCGTCGAGGTCGGCGATCGCGAGGTCGAGGCGTGGGCCGCGGAAGTAGCGGCCGAACATGGCTTTTCCGAGCCCAGCCACACCATCGAGATCTTCGGTACGTGCGCGGAGTGCCAGTAG
- a CDS encoding nuclear transport factor 2 family protein — protein sequence MSNDTYDLSAIFDEHVAHEFVAKDVAATMATMTADAFVNHVPTMAGGVGIDELTDFYDKYFIGHWPADTTIIPVCRTVGTDRVVDEMIMSFTHDVPVPAFLPNVAPTGRTVLLPVVVVMGIDKGKVAYERIYWDQASLLVQIGLLDETQLPITGAVQAHKVLDKDLPANTLLRR from the coding sequence ATGAGCAATGACACATACGATTTGAGCGCAATTTTCGACGAGCACGTTGCTCACGAGTTCGTGGCCAAGGATGTGGCCGCGACTATGGCGACGATGACTGCGGACGCCTTCGTCAATCACGTTCCCACCATGGCGGGCGGCGTCGGCATCGACGAGCTGACGGACTTCTACGACAAGTACTTCATCGGCCATTGGCCCGCAGACACGACGATCATCCCGGTGTGCCGCACGGTGGGCACCGATCGCGTCGTCGACGAGATGATCATGTCGTTCACCCATGACGTCCCGGTGCCGGCATTTCTGCCGAACGTGGCACCGACCGGGCGCACGGTGCTGCTGCCGGTGGTCGTTGTCATGGGCATCGACAAGGGCAAAGTCGCCTACGAGCGGATCTACTGGGACCAGGCGTCGCTGCTGGTCCAGATTGGTCTGCTCGACGAGACACAGCTGCCCATTACCGGTGCTGTCCAGGCGCACAAGGTGCTCGACAAAGATCTGCCCGCCAATACGCTGCTGCGGCGCTGA
- a CDS encoding PhoH family protein — MTPRETNAADPASSQVRSSIDVPPDLVVGLLGSADENLRALERTLAADLHARGNAITLTGEPADVALAERVIAELVTIVASGQPLTPEAVRHSVGILVGTGNESPAEVLTLDILSRRGKTIRPKTLNQKHYVDAIDANTIVFGIGPAGTGKTYLAMAKAVNALQSKEVTRIILTRPAVEAGERLGFLPGTLSEKIDPYLRPLYDALYDMMDPELIPKLMSAGVIEVAPLAYMRGRTLNDAFIILDEAQNTTPEQMKMFLTRLGFGSKVVVTGDITQIDLPGGATSGLRAAVEILEGIDDIHISYLTSADVVRHRLVSEIVDAYAKYEEPGLMNRAARRASGVRHRQ; from the coding sequence GTGACGCCCCGCGAGACCAACGCTGCTGACCCGGCCTCGTCTCAGGTTCGCAGCAGCATCGACGTTCCGCCCGACCTCGTCGTGGGCCTGCTGGGTTCGGCTGACGAGAACCTGCGCGCACTCGAACGCACATTGGCCGCGGATCTGCATGCGCGCGGCAACGCCATCACCCTCACCGGTGAGCCAGCCGACGTTGCGCTCGCCGAACGGGTGATCGCCGAACTTGTCACGATCGTGGCCAGCGGCCAGCCACTGACACCGGAAGCGGTGCGCCACAGTGTGGGGATACTGGTCGGCACCGGCAACGAGTCACCGGCTGAGGTGCTCACCCTGGATATCTTGTCCCGGCGCGGCAAGACAATTCGGCCCAAGACACTCAACCAGAAGCACTATGTCGACGCAATCGACGCGAACACCATCGTGTTCGGGATCGGCCCAGCCGGCACCGGCAAAACGTATCTGGCGATGGCCAAGGCGGTCAACGCGCTACAGAGCAAAGAGGTCACCCGCATCATCTTGACGCGGCCCGCCGTGGAAGCTGGTGAGCGCCTTGGCTTCTTGCCGGGCACCCTGAGCGAGAAGATCGACCCGTACTTACGGCCGCTGTACGACGCGCTCTACGACATGATGGATCCCGAGCTGATCCCGAAGCTGATGAGCGCCGGGGTGATTGAGGTAGCGCCGCTCGCCTATATGCGTGGAAGAACCCTGAACGACGCCTTCATCATCCTCGACGAGGCGCAGAACACCACGCCCGAGCAGATGAAGATGTTCCTCACTCGGCTGGGTTTCGGCTCGAAAGTCGTTGTCACCGGCGACATTACGCAGATCGACCTGCCGGGAGGCGCCACCTCGGGGCTGCGGGCTGCAGTAGAAATCTTGGAGGGCATCGACGACATTCACATCTCGTACCTCACCAGTGCCGACGTGGTCCGCCATCGGCTGGTGTCCGAAATCGTCGACGCCTACGCCAAATACGAGGAACCCGGCCTGATGAACCGAGCCGCGCGGCGCGCGTCGGGCGTGCGTCATCGCCAGTAG
- a CDS encoding hemolysin family protein, which translates to MNELAPLLGAIVLIGLGGSFAAIDAAISTVSVARVHELVRDERTGAVRLAKVMRDRPSYINLVVLLRIVCEITATALLVVFFVHNLSLDWGLFAAAAIMVATSFIVIGVGPRTLGRQHAYSIALASAFPLQVISWLLMPISRLLVLLGNALTPGRGFRNGPFASEIELREVVDLAQQRGVVAADERKMIESVFELGDTPAREVMVPRTEMIWIESDKSARQAITLAVRSGHSRIPVVGENVDDIVGVVYLKDLVRQTYYSANGSRDTTVAAVMRPAVFVPDSKPLDALLREMQRTRNHMALLVDEYGAIAGLVTIEDVLEEIVGEIADEYDDAETAPVEDLGGNRFRVSARLPIEDLGELYGVEFEEDLDVDTVGGLLALELGRVPLPGAEVVSHGLRMHAEGGPAPRGRLRIGTVLLSRAGDDAERSDEEERRA; encoded by the coding sequence GTGAATGAGCTTGCTCCGCTGCTCGGCGCGATCGTATTGATTGGTCTGGGTGGGTCGTTCGCCGCTATCGACGCCGCGATCAGCACCGTGTCGGTGGCCCGCGTCCACGAACTGGTGCGCGACGAGCGCACCGGCGCGGTGCGGCTGGCCAAGGTGATGAGAGATCGGCCGAGCTACATCAATCTTGTTGTGCTGCTGCGGATCGTCTGCGAGATCACCGCGACCGCGCTGCTGGTGGTCTTTTTCGTGCATAATCTCAGCCTGGACTGGGGGCTGTTCGCCGCCGCCGCGATCATGGTGGCGACCAGCTTCATCGTCATCGGCGTCGGTCCACGCACCTTGGGCCGCCAGCACGCGTATTCGATCGCGTTGGCATCGGCCTTTCCGCTGCAAGTGATTTCGTGGCTACTGATGCCGATCAGCCGGCTGCTGGTGCTACTGGGTAATGCGCTGACTCCTGGCCGCGGGTTTCGCAACGGACCGTTTGCCTCGGAGATCGAGTTGCGTGAAGTCGTCGACTTGGCCCAGCAGCGCGGCGTCGTCGCTGCCGACGAGCGCAAGATGATCGAGTCTGTCTTCGAACTCGGCGACACACCGGCCCGCGAAGTGATGGTGCCGCGCACGGAGATGATCTGGATTGAAAGCGACAAATCGGCTCGCCAAGCGATCACGCTGGCCGTGCGCAGCGGCCACTCGCGGATTCCCGTGGTCGGTGAGAACGTCGACGACATTGTCGGCGTCGTGTATCTGAAAGACCTTGTCAGGCAGACCTATTACTCCGCTAACGGCAGCCGCGACACCACCGTCGCTGCGGTGATGCGCCCGGCAGTGTTCGTGCCGGACTCCAAGCCGCTGGACGCGCTGCTGCGGGAGATGCAGCGGACGCGCAACCACATGGCGCTGCTGGTCGACGAGTACGGGGCGATCGCCGGGCTGGTGACGATCGAGGACGTGCTCGAGGAAATCGTCGGCGAAATCGCCGACGAATACGACGACGCCGAAACCGCACCCGTAGAAGACTTGGGTGGCAACCGGTTTCGAGTCTCGGCGCGGCTGCCGATCGAGGACCTCGGGGAGCTGTACGGTGTCGAGTTCGAGGAGGATCTCGACGTCGACACGGTCGGCGGTCTGCTGGCCCTGGAGCTGGGCCGGGTCCCGCTGCCTGGCGCCGAGGTGGTGTCCCACGGGTTACGGATGCACGCCGAGGGCGGCCCAGCCCCTCGCGGGCGGCTGCGGATCGGTACGGTCTTGCTGAGCCGCGCCGGCGACGATGCAGAGCGCAGCGATGAGGAGGAGCGGCGCGCATGA
- a CDS encoding cytidine deaminase has product MAMAEQLDTEDAKLVTLARAAMARVEAGSGAAVRDLDGRTYAGAPVGLSALQLTALQSAVAAAVSSGATGLEAAVLVGGSADDAGIAAVRELSPTAVVIVTDRAGAVV; this is encoded by the coding sequence ATGGCGATGGCTGAGCAGCTCGACACCGAGGACGCCAAGTTGGTGACGCTGGCGCGCGCGGCAATGGCCCGCGTCGAAGCGGGCAGCGGTGCCGCAGTCCGCGACCTCGACGGCCGCACCTACGCCGGTGCGCCGGTTGGCTTGTCGGCGCTGCAGCTGACTGCGCTGCAGTCCGCGGTCGCTGCGGCGGTTTCCAGTGGCGCGACCGGTTTGGAGGCCGCCGTGCTGGTGGGCGGCTCCGCTGACGACGCCGGCATCGCCGCGGTGCGCGAACTGTCACCGACGGCGGTGGTGATCGTCACCGACCGTGCTGGTGCCGTGGTGTGA
- the era gene encoding GTPase Era, producing the protein MTEFRSGFVCFVGRPNTGKSTLMNRLVGSKVAITSTRPQTTRHTIRGIVHRENFQIVLVDTPGLHRPRTLLGKRLNDLVRNTYAEVDAIGLCIPADEAIGPGDRWILQQIRSVAPRTTLIVVVTKVDKVPKDKVAAQLAAVGEFVGTPDGSQTEIVPVSAVTGEQIDVLIDVLAAALPPGPAYYPDGELTDEPEEVLMAEFIREAALEGLGDELPHSLAVAIDEVTPREGRDDLIDVHALLYVERESQKGIVIGKGGARLREVGTAARGQIEKLLGTKVYLDLRVKVAKNWQRDPKQLGRLGF; encoded by the coding sequence GTGACTGAATTCCGCTCGGGATTCGTGTGTTTCGTTGGCCGGCCGAACACCGGCAAGTCGACGCTGATGAACAGGCTGGTCGGCTCGAAGGTAGCGATCACCTCGACGCGGCCGCAGACCACCCGGCACACCATTCGCGGCATCGTACATCGAGAAAACTTCCAGATCGTCCTGGTCGACACCCCTGGACTGCACCGGCCCCGCACACTTCTGGGCAAGCGGCTCAACGACCTGGTCCGCAACACCTATGCCGAAGTCGACGCCATCGGGTTGTGCATTCCCGCCGACGAGGCAATCGGCCCGGGGGACAGGTGGATTCTTCAGCAGATCCGCTCCGTTGCGCCCAGAACCACGCTCATCGTCGTCGTCACCAAGGTCGACAAAGTCCCCAAAGACAAGGTGGCCGCGCAACTGGCCGCGGTCGGCGAGTTCGTCGGTACGCCCGACGGCAGCCAAACCGAGATCGTCCCGGTGTCCGCGGTTACCGGCGAGCAGATCGACGTGCTGATTGACGTGCTGGCCGCTGCGCTGCCGCCGGGGCCGGCGTACTACCCCGACGGGGAGCTGACCGACGAGCCGGAAGAGGTTCTGATGGCCGAGTTCATCCGGGAAGCCGCCTTGGAGGGCTTGGGCGACGAGTTGCCGCATTCGTTGGCGGTGGCGATCGACGAAGTCACCCCGCGCGAAGGCCGCGACGACCTGATCGACGTGCACGCCCTGCTGTATGTCGAACGCGAAAGCCAGAAGGGCATCGTCATCGGCAAAGGCGGGGCCCGGCTTCGGGAAGTCGGCACCGCCGCGCGCGGCCAGATCGAGAAGCTGCTGGGCACCAAGGTTTATCTCGACCTGCGTGTCAAGGTCGCCAAAAACTGGCAGCGCGACCCCAAACAGCTTGGCCGCCTTGGCTTTTGA
- the dnaJ gene encoding molecular chaperone DnaJ has translation MARDYYGLLGVSKNASDTEIKRAYRKLARELHPDVNPDEEAQAKFKEISMAYEVLSDPEKRRIVDMGGDPLESAGMSANGFPGFGGLGDVFEAFFGGGFGSGFGAGSGSRGPVGRVRPGSDSLLRMRMDLEECATGVTKQVTVDTAVLCDRCHGRGTNGNSGPVRCDTCGGRGEVQSVQRSLLGQVMTSRPCPTCRGVGEVILDPCYQCGGDGRVRARREITVKIPAGVGNGMRVRLAAQGEVGPGGGPAGDLYVEVHEQPHDIFLRDGDHLHCTIGVPMVDAALGTTVTIDDILDGPTEVAIPAGTQPGSTITLSGHGMPHLRSGTRGDLQVHVEVVVPTHLDKRDAELLRELKSRRSRDVPEVRSAHGNAGGGLFSRLRETFTGR, from the coding sequence GTGGCACGCGATTATTACGGTCTGCTCGGCGTGAGCAAAAACGCCAGCGATACGGAGATTAAACGCGCCTATCGCAAGCTGGCGCGCGAACTGCATCCCGACGTCAACCCGGACGAAGAAGCGCAGGCGAAATTCAAAGAAATCAGCATGGCCTACGAGGTGCTGTCTGACCCGGAGAAGCGTCGCATCGTCGACATGGGCGGAGACCCACTGGAGAGCGCCGGGATGTCGGCCAACGGCTTCCCAGGCTTCGGTGGTCTCGGTGACGTGTTCGAAGCGTTCTTCGGTGGTGGCTTCGGCAGCGGCTTCGGCGCGGGTTCGGGATCTCGTGGTCCGGTGGGACGAGTCCGGCCGGGCTCGGACTCGCTGCTGCGGATGCGCATGGACCTCGAAGAGTGCGCAACCGGCGTCACAAAGCAGGTCACCGTCGACACCGCGGTGTTGTGCGACCGCTGCCACGGCCGCGGCACCAACGGCAACTCCGGTCCTGTGCGCTGCGACACCTGCGGCGGTCGCGGGGAAGTCCAGTCAGTCCAGCGGTCGCTGCTGGGCCAGGTGATGACGTCACGGCCGTGCCCGACCTGCCGCGGAGTCGGTGAGGTCATCCTCGACCCCTGCTATCAGTGCGGCGGTGACGGCCGTGTGCGGGCGCGTCGCGAGATCACCGTCAAGATTCCCGCCGGTGTCGGCAACGGGATGCGGGTGCGTCTGGCGGCCCAGGGTGAAGTGGGTCCCGGCGGTGGCCCGGCCGGCGACCTGTACGTCGAGGTGCACGAACAACCTCACGACATCTTCCTGCGCGACGGCGACCACCTGCACTGCACGATCGGGGTCCCGATGGTCGACGCGGCACTGGGCACCACAGTCACGATCGACGACATTCTCGACGGCCCCACCGAGGTCGCTATCCCGGCCGGTACCCAGCCGGGTTCGACGATCACGCTGAGCGGTCACGGAATGCCGCACCTTCGCTCCGGCACTCGCGGCGACCTGCAAGTGCATGTCGAGGTGGTCGTGCCGACGCATCTGGACAAACGCGACGCCGAACTGCTGCGTGAGCTCAAAAGCCGTCGCAGCCGCGACGTGCCCGAAGTCCGGTCCGCCCACGGCAACGCCGGCGGCGGCCTGTTCAGCCGGCTGCGTGAAACCTTCACCGGCCGCTAG
- the ybeY gene encoding rRNA maturation RNase YbeY — protein MSIEVSNESGIDVSEAELVSVARFVLDKMDVNPSAELSMVLLDTASMADLHMRWMDLPGPTDVMSFPMDELEPGGRPDAPEPGPGMLGDIVLCPEFAAEQAAGAGHSLGHELALLTIHGVLHLLGYDHAEPDEEKEMFTLQQRLLEEWVADQVEAYHQDRQLERDRRLLDKSRYFDEP, from the coding sequence ATGAGCATCGAGGTATCCAACGAGTCGGGCATCGACGTCTCGGAAGCCGAACTGGTCAGCGTGGCCCGGTTCGTCCTCGACAAGATGGACGTCAACCCATCCGCCGAGCTGTCGATGGTGCTGCTGGACACCGCCTCGATGGCCGACCTGCACATGCGGTGGATGGACCTGCCCGGCCCGACCGACGTGATGAGCTTCCCCATGGACGAGCTCGAGCCGGGAGGACGCCCCGACGCGCCCGAGCCTGGACCCGGCATGCTCGGCGATATCGTGCTGTGCCCCGAATTCGCCGCCGAGCAGGCCGCTGGGGCCGGTCATTCGCTGGGTCACGAGCTGGCGCTGCTGACGATCCATGGTGTGCTGCATCTGCTGGGCTACGACCATGCCGAGCCCGACGAAGAAAAAGAAATGTTCACCCTGCAGCAACGCCTGCTCGAAGAATGGGTGGCCGATCAGGTTGAGGCCTACCATCAGGACCGTCAACTCGAGCGCGACCGCCGGCTGCTGGACAAGTCCAGGTATTTCGACGAACCGTGA
- the recO gene encoding DNA repair protein RecO yields MRLYRDRAVVLRQHKLGEADRIITLLTRDHGLVRAVAKGVRRTRSKFGARLEPFSHIDVQLYPGRNLDIITQVVAIDAFATDIVSDYGRYTCACAMLETAERLAGEERAPATALHRLTVGALRAVADGQRPRELLLDAYLLRAMGIAGWAPALTECARCATPGPHRAFHIAAGGSVCPHCRPAGSTTPPLGVLELMSALRDGDWEAALGAPQSHRNHVSGLVAAHLQWHLERQLRTLPLVERMDRVDRAVAAHRISLVRQDVAHGEEPGRRLSAEG; encoded by the coding sequence ATGCGGCTATATCGGGACCGGGCGGTGGTGCTGCGCCAGCACAAGCTCGGCGAAGCCGACCGGATCATCACCCTGCTGACCCGCGACCATGGGCTGGTGCGCGCGGTGGCCAAGGGTGTGCGCCGCACCCGCAGCAAGTTCGGCGCGCGCCTGGAGCCGTTCTCCCATATCGACGTGCAGCTGTACCCGGGCCGCAACCTGGACATCATCACCCAGGTGGTCGCGATCGACGCGTTCGCCACCGACATCGTCAGCGACTACGGCCGCTACACCTGCGCATGCGCGATGCTCGAAACCGCCGAACGTCTCGCCGGTGAGGAGCGGGCGCCGGCCACGGCGCTGCACCGGCTCACAGTCGGGGCGCTGCGGGCGGTGGCCGACGGGCAGCGGCCACGCGAGCTACTGCTGGACGCCTACCTGCTGCGTGCCATGGGGATCGCCGGATGGGCGCCGGCGTTGACCGAGTGCGCCCGCTGCGCCACGCCCGGTCCGCATCGGGCGTTTCACATCGCCGCCGGCGGCAGCGTCTGCCCGCACTGCCGCCCAGCCGGTTCCACCACGCCGCCGCTCGGGGTGCTGGAGTTGATGTCGGCGCTGCGCGACGGTGACTGGGAGGCGGCGCTGGGCGCGCCGCAATCGCACCGCAACCACGTCAGCGGGTTGGTGGCCGCCCACCTGCAATGGCATCTCGAACGTCAACTGCGAACGTTGCCGCTGGTGGAGCGAATGGACCGGGTCGACCGTGCGGTCGCCGCCCATCGCATCTCGCTGGTCAGGCAGGATGTGGCCCATGGTGAGGAACCTGGGCGGCGGCTCAGTGCGGAAGGCTGA
- a CDS encoding amidase: protein MAHASFLRFPTLSDQLYQLASHEVTSDELVRRSLHAIDLSQSTLNAFRVVLTESALADAAEADRRRAAGDQAPLLGVPIAVKDDVDIAGVPTAFGASGYVAPAAADSEVVRRLKAAGAVIVGKTNTCELGQWPFTSGPAFGHTRNPWSRKHTPGGSSGGSAAAVAAGLVAAAIGSDGAGSIRIPAAWTHLVGIKPQRGRISTWPLPEAFNGITVNGVLARTVEDAALVLDAVSGNVEGDLHKPPPVKVSQYIGVAPGPLKIAVSTRFPFTAFRATLHPEIRAALDAVAEQLKLLGHTVVAGNPDYGLRLSRNFLARSTAGLLDWAERLGDGVEFDRRTLSNMQMGRLLSGSVLRRARAHEAADQRRVGSIFDIVDVVLAPTTAQPPPPVHAFDTLGGLATDRVMIKACPVTWPWNVLGWPSINVPAGFTSDGLPIGVQLMGPANSEPLLVSLAAELEAVIGWPAKQPQAWWNTGTDTPPIALR, encoded by the coding sequence ATGGCACACGCGTCTTTCCTTCGCTTCCCCACCCTGTCCGATCAGCTCTACCAGCTGGCCAGCCATGAGGTGACGTCGGACGAGCTGGTACGCCGCTCACTGCACGCCATCGACCTCAGCCAGTCCACGCTCAACGCGTTCCGGGTGGTGCTCACCGAGTCGGCGCTGGCCGATGCCGCCGAGGCCGACCGGCGCCGCGCCGCCGGCGATCAGGCGCCGCTGCTGGGCGTCCCGATCGCGGTCAAGGATGACGTCGATATCGCCGGAGTGCCAACGGCTTTCGGCGCGTCTGGGTACGTTGCGCCGGCCGCCGCCGATTCGGAGGTGGTGCGCAGGCTCAAGGCGGCGGGCGCGGTGATCGTCGGCAAAACGAACACCTGTGAGCTCGGCCAATGGCCGTTCACCAGCGGACCCGCATTCGGGCACACCCGCAACCCGTGGTCACGTAAGCACACACCCGGCGGATCGTCGGGCGGCAGCGCGGCCGCGGTCGCGGCCGGCCTGGTCGCCGCCGCGATCGGCTCGGACGGGGCTGGCAGCATCCGCATCCCCGCGGCGTGGACGCACCTGGTGGGTATCAAGCCGCAGCGCGGCCGGATATCGACCTGGCCGCTGCCGGAGGCGTTCAACGGCATCACGGTCAACGGCGTGCTGGCGCGCACCGTAGAGGACGCGGCGCTGGTGCTCGACGCCGTCTCCGGCAACGTCGAGGGCGACCTGCACAAACCACCTCCAGTCAAGGTGTCCCAATACATCGGCGTCGCGCCAGGCCCGCTGAAGATCGCGGTGTCAACCCGCTTCCCATTCACCGCGTTTCGGGCCACGCTGCACCCGGAGATCCGCGCAGCGCTGGACGCGGTGGCCGAGCAACTCAAACTGCTGGGTCACACCGTGGTGGCCGGCAACCCGGATTACGGCCTGCGGTTGTCGCGGAATTTCCTGGCGCGCTCCACCGCCGGGCTGCTCGACTGGGCTGAGCGGCTCGGCGACGGCGTCGAGTTCGACCGTCGCACGCTGTCCAACATGCAGATGGGCCGGCTGCTCTCCGGGTCGGTGCTGCGCCGTGCGCGCGCCCACGAAGCCGCCGACCAGCGTCGAGTCGGCTCGATCTTCGACATCGTCGACGTGGTGCTGGCGCCGACCACCGCGCAGCCACCGCCGCCGGTGCACGCGTTCGATACGCTGGGCGGCTTGGCCACCGACCGCGTCATGATCAAGGCATGCCCGGTGACGTGGCCGTGGAACGTACTGGGCTGGCCGTCGATCAACGTCCCAGCCGGCTTCACCTCCGACGGCCTGCCGATCGGTGTACAGCTGATGGGGCCGGCCAACAGCGAGCCGTTGCTGGTGTCGCTTGCCGCCGAACTCGAGGCAGTCATCGGCTGGCCCGCCAAGCAGCCGCAGGCATGGTGGAACACCGGCACCGATACACCGCCGATAGCGCTGCGCTAA